In the Salvia miltiorrhiza cultivar Shanhuang (shh) chromosome 8, IMPLAD_Smil_shh, whole genome shotgun sequence genome, TTATATGATAATACAATCATATATTAAAATGACAATGAACTATCTATTTGTGTTTTATGTTTTTATCCTActcatataaaattattttctctaTACAACATGTGAAAAGAATAGAAAAACTGATTAATAGTGAATTTGAATAATGTTACTCGTGAGCTAACGAGCCAATAATATAGTGTTTATTCCTGTTCATTCTACAacctatatattaattatatattcatttataatatactTATCATCTTGTaaccaaaatttcaattttagcTGCTAACTTTTATTGACAATATGAATCTGGACCTCACATTGTCAGAGACAGAGTGGCgtgatttaaattttaagacGTACGTTCACAGTTGAGAGAACGACCATTAATAAATATGgcttcaaatatttttcatatttatttagaCATTTACACAAATTCGGCATATTTAATTCCACCCACCGCTTTAAAATAAATCGATCCAAACTGAAAATATTACTACcctaaattattataattttcacTGGatattacaaatttatatttggaCTTATTTGATTGTCAATTATATTAGgtgtttaagattttttttttacttgtatgAGTTTTATTTATACATTATATAAGATAGGTAATTATGTAAAATATACTTTATGTACTGATCATTGATCAACCCTAACTGGGCTGTATATTTCGGCCCAATTCATAATCCCATCACTAGACTGATAATTATAATAACTTGGCCCGCAAAACCCTACCAAATAGAGTCACTTTATGtttatctttatctttatatatataaagagcaaagtaaatgtaaataaattcaattagaaggatataattggaattggagtgaaaatatatatataaaccatGTTGACAAAACTACCGAAAATTAGcctaaaaaaaaagaactacCGAAAATTGTGATTAAGCAAAAAAACTACCCAACTTTAATCTTAGTAACTTTAATCTTAGTATTTTTGTTAATTcagttttaaattttaatttcatcctttttttttctcattttgttgataaaacatatttttctcattttcatgaaattatattttagataaaatatgcaatatgcatcttaaataaAAGGTCATGAAAttacctttaatttgatatatagtatgtagaaaagaaaaattaaatgagCAAGTTGtaataatttaaagttttaacatattaaaaGTTTATATTTAAGAAGAGATATTTTCCTTAAAATGAGGAACCGTATTTTAACTCTTTTAAgtttttttagaattaatattttaaaatttcaaattacatatttaaattttattgggtaaatatcatgaaaacccctgaagtatacccgctttatcaaaaataccctgaaactttcaaaatgttctctaaacccttaaactatcagatttttatcaaatatatcccacatctatttttcggtcaccaaaaacgtgattTGGCTCATCGGATGCCACAacgtaatttatattctatttttttaaaatgcaatggcaaaaacgacgtcgtttcgtaccatgtcattttaaaaaatccagtctgaaatttaaaatttacttctatcgtgtttgaaattcacgctaataacctagaattagggataaacacgatagaatatggtacgaaacgaagtcgtttttgccatgtcatttaaaaaaaaatataatataaattacattgtggcatccggtgagccacatcacatttctggtgaccggaaaatatatgcaggatatatttgataaaaatttaatagttttagggtttaaataacatttcgaaagtttcaggttatttttgataaagtgagtatagttcaagggttttcatgatatttacccaattttatttatattaaaaatatattattaatattacattatgtaattattataaaatcgtatcatattatatattacaatTATTTTAAGAAACACTAAGTAAATAGTCTTATCCaactaattgaaaattaaattatttttaaaattacaatctatgtacacgtactttctcaaagTCTCAgccaattaattttttatataaatcttTCTTAAAATTGTATACAATTAATTGTTTatataaatcatttttaaaCCATACTCCgcataaaaatagaaaagtggatattttttaCACCAAATTCATAATGTTACATAGCAACTTCATACACAACTTATTTTATGCGATAAATCTAGTTCAATTTTTGTAACTATAGAAACTCACTATATAAGTGATACAATATCTATACATAGACAcatgttatatttttgtataattacATTGGTaacattaaaatattagatcatTTAGCAAAAACTGATTTTGGCAtcgaattttaattatattaatattataaaacatatatatgcaGATTTTGCGATAGTCTAAAttcaccgcgcatagcgcggaaGATACACTAGTTTAACTAAAGCCCTAACTTCAATTAAATTCCAATCGAAAATAGGAAATAAAATCAAGATTGAGATGTTAAAATAAGtcttaaacgacgtcgttttaatcCACCGTTCGACGAGTCCACAGTGTCAATTCCGGCTCCACAATGTAATTTTCCGATGGCACGTATGATTAAAATTGGGAAAAATCGTTCACCGGCCTTAAATTAGACTAAAATGAAATGTTATGGATCGTGTGGTACATTTTGAAGAATATGTGCATTTTTTAAATCCAAATatacgttatggatttacatgCTATTCGACCCGACTTCATACTATTTAATTCGAATTGAATATAtgcaattcaaaattttgaaagagaaaaatattaaaataatattttcaataatatgGAGCTCACATACAATATgctaaaattatattttattgttcCAACTCTCAAATCATACTACAagtctcacacacacacacacacacacacacacacacatataggggcgcgctccagtgagaccccctatttttcgtgtaacatgagtacaatgaataagacatataatactaatgaacaaaacgtatatctaatgaacaagatgtatatactgatgaaaaataaaatctaaaaaattcgtaatgaataaaacatatatactgatgaacaaggccgtatatactgatgaacaatgcaatatatactgatgaataacaaaatttaaaatattctgctccctccaggattcgaaccctgcgaaaaaaatcaccatctagatacaatatcagccataggattgataaaataaacgcataaaattgtgccctagatctcactaaaattagagcggctccctatatatatataaataaattaactaattgaatcaatatatatatatatatatatatatatgtatgtattcaAATATCAAAATTTCGAATGAAATACCGAATCGAACCAaaaataattgattaattatttacaTCGCTAGGCAAAAAcagattttgttttttttggatacagaatatttatattttaaatagataCAAAGAccaattctaaaaaaaaaaaaatacaaagaccGCAAATAGaatttccctatatatatataaaacccTACAAAAATATAGTGAAAGACTAAGCAACCAACCAGAAATAAAATTCAGCCCAATTATGATATCGGCCCAATTCACTTTCCCCAATTACATACAGCCCTATATCCACTATAAATGCTCAAAACCCTAGAAAATATCCTCATCGTCTCCTCACAGAACTTCAGACACCAGTAGTAGGAGAGCCCTGCGCCGCTGCATCGCCACAAGGTTCGCCGCCGTCCACTATCATTCGTTGATTATTCATGTCTGTTTGCACATCTGTCTCTCATTTTCATTCTTGATTGTTAGCTAAATCTATTTCTAAGTTTAGTTCCTTGGTTGAATCTGGAATTTATGACAATTTTTTCTACTCGGTATACTAATTGAGCTGTTTTGGTATGTGTATGGATGGTTTATTTTCCTCGATAGTCTCAATTCGATTACTCTGCCTTCACTTTTGAGAAGTAGTTCAGTAGCAGAGGCATTCTGTATTTTGTCTAGTTGTTGACGGATATTTATTCGATTCACGTTATGTGCAAATGCTATAAAAAACTGCTATGCTGGAAATTTGGGGAAGTTGCAGTATTAGGTTTGATTTGTGTGTTGCTTATTTCAAGTTTTTTGTTTGCAGAAGCCATGGCTGTTCCTTTGCTAGACAAGAAGGTTGTGAAGAAGCGTGTCACGAAGTTTAAGAGGCACCACAGTGACAGATATGCCTGTCTGAAGGTTTGCTGCTATTCATTGATTGTATTCGTTGTTTTTGTAATGCAAAGTTTGTCACAAGGTGAATCGACAGAGCGTAAAATTCGAAAAAAGGGGGCCAATTTCCATTCTGTGTCCtctaaaattatataaatgctATTAAATTGTCTCTGAGCTAAGGATAGTGGATGCAATTTTTTAGCTGAAATTTCTACTTGCGCGATGCTATTGCTTTAGTTTTAGACTGTATTCTGATGTTGCTTGTTCGTAATAGTGATAAGTGGGAGTGACAGTGAGCTTGTCCTCTCTTTTATTTGGTTTCCTGTGGAGATGGAAACTGGTGATGAGTCTGTTCATTGACTTTTGTCTTTTCAGTTTAGTTTAAGTTGTAGTAGAATTTGCTCATGAATTCTGTTTGGAATAATTTCAGTTGCTTCATGTTCATGATGGCCTGTTGTCAACCTAATTGACCGTGTTTTTTCGTGTGATAGACCAACTGGCGCAGGCCCAAGGGTATTGATTCCCGAGTCAGAAGAAAGTTCAAGGGAGTCACCTTGATGCCAAATATCGGTTATGGATCGGACAAGAAGACCCGCCACTACCTTCCCAACGGCTTCAAGAAGTTCCTTGTCCACAACGTGAAGGAGCTGGAAGTGCTCATGATGCACAACAGGTTCACATGTGTTCTCTATGCCAATACTTTTAATGTTTAACGACTGCATTTATTCATAGTCTCGATTTCCAGTGCAGCTGTGTCCTAACGTACTATTTTGATTCCTACGTTGCCAGGAAATACTGTGCTGAGATTGCACACAATGTCTCTACCAGGAAAAGGAAGGAGATCGTTGAGCGGGCAGCTCAGTTGGATATCGTCGTGACCAACAAATTGGCTAGGCTGCGTAGCCAGGAAGACGAGTAAGCTGTTGCACAGCTCCTGTTTTGTTTTCTGTTGGAATGTTTTACTTGATAGTATTCAGACTATTGAATGGAGACTCAAGTTGCTCAATTTTGTTTGGATTTTAATAGTGTTGGAGTCAGATGTGTTCATCATGCTACTTCTATTAAACATGCAGTAATCTTTTTCAGGCTTTAAATGCTCTTCGATTACACTATGTTAAATAATTCTGTTGTTCTTGACGCCGCCACTGTTTTGATATTCGAATGCATTTCGATTGAAGGTCTTGTGAGATCTGAATTGATCTTGCTTCATACATGGCTCCATATTTAAACTCCAATCTTGTTACATATATTTCATGATTTTTGGTGAATATTCTGTTTTAAATTAATTGTGTGTTTGCTTTGTTTTCCAGTGGTAAAGTGAGCTTTATCATCAATATATATGGttttttttatacaaaatttaaaaattctctTGCTCTTGGATCCATGTAGTttctttataattatttttttcaaccTATATAGCACGTTTGCGCAGGCTCCTAGCTTGGTATGTCAAAATCAAATGTGGTGTCAATCTATTTGTGGTCCATTTCAGTcgagaattaaataaatagcaCTCGTAAATTTGGGTAATTCTTCATGAACGAAGATAAGGAAAATTTAACGTCTCTCATTTCATTTTACGACTTTCGTCAATTTATTAAATACTCGATTCAGACAGATCATTGAAATCTGGTTGTAAATATCATATAGTAACACTATTTGCATTTGTACGCGGGCAatgcataataatatttttatattctctTCATCCTGTAATAGATTATCACATGGATTTTAAGAAAACTAGTACAttcacccgtgcgatgcactTCGAAAATAGTTTTGCATTAAAATTAGCGAAAATAGTTttgcattaaaattaaatgatgtagcGTGTGTATTGGTTAAGCGATTAgaggttaatgtctaaaactgaaggtcttgggttcgagccccTGTGGCGcagcctttaaatttctttatttaattatgttaatttatcaaaaataaataaattaaatgatgtatcaaataaataaaaaaataaatattaaatatagttagaatataagtaaatgtaaattattttttcttaaaaaataaaataatctatatCGATTACTCAGCAAAGAtacctaattttattttataattttgaaaattatcatttttaattttccatctatttgatgaaaaactttattttcttccttaaaattatagaataaacacatcattcaaattaaaagaaacgaagaaacaatagaaaaagagttttcacatcacaatatataattttaaaacataagctaatcatgcataaaattaattttttctaagttagctcattacctatgtcatcttattagaaaagcttcaattgataagtaggaaaataaattatattattagaatataaattatattattagaatactgataaaagagttgaataattatttgataccaaatcaaagatcttgtattcatctttaatttaagatatatatagaatattttttataaataaaatttgatttttaaaaaaagtcatcaaaatatgaaaaagagaatatgagagagagagaatagaaaattgaagaatacatatgatgaaagagaggagagaggaaagagaaaatatatgggatattagatttgttgagttttataaataccctttgattgattctttaattacaattttgccacaaactgtgttttcatataataaatagataaatagatATTAGTAGATAATATTTGAGGTTAATGTTAAATTGATTGTGTCCAGTAATAGAGTATCACATGGATTTTAACAAAATATTAGTAAATAATATGTGAGGTTAATGTTAAATTGATTGTGAGGCTATGAAGAAATATTaactcaattattatataaaaaaatataaataaaatgaaatatactTTTTTTGTCCCATTAGTAATATTTTGCTATTTTTGGGCATGAAGATTAAGAAGAGTTTAGTTAGTTGAGCTCATTGTTAATAACATATGAAATGAATAACTTTATACtatggagattaagaagagTGTAGTTAGTTGGGCTTGCTgttaatagtattattttaaatgatttttttttattattaaaaatggtAAATGGGAATATGGGATATTGTTAGTgggatatattttattttttaaatacatctattttttttctcgTCTTTCATAATACTACCaatattattgtgaatttttctttaatttttttgttatttaatatataactcaaatatattaagttaaaattaattttttattatacatataaatataataatcgagatggtatcaattttatataaatataaaaatattttatgtgcATTGCATGAGTAGAAGGGCAAGTATCGAAAGATTTGTCACTTTATTTGCTTGTAATTATTTAAACTGTCTTTCCAATTCCTGAGTTAAACCCCAAATTGctaaattgagttatttttccttaattaataCTTAATAGTCTcgtacaaaataaaatttgccTTTTCCACATAATGGAAGGCTAGGGAAGGAAACAAATACATCAATCTTACTTGACTAAGAATTTAATATGGTAATTATGTATGATTTGGGAAAATTTCCACAATGTGGTTTAAATCATGTTTCATTATGTATTGTAAGATAAAATGATGTACTACCTATtttatacttcctccatcccacGAAACATGACCTAGTTTcatttttggtttgtcccacgaagcttgacctatttctaaaaatgacaaaaaaattaccatttattcaccttttcatttttccatccaccacacttaacacacaaaataccaattttttaattctcgtgccgaaaaaaatTGGGTCAtatttcatgggacggagggagtattgtttGTGAATATTCCTCTAAAATAGACTAAATAGTCATGATTTTTCTTGTATATTGttttattcaaattatgttTAATTCTCTAATAATACTTTCAAATAAATCATATATTTTGTCACATTTCTATTGCTCATTTCCAAATTTTATGCCTTAGTTTTAAATCAAATCCAAcccctattttttattttttcttccaAATAAAGAAAAGTTGATGCGTGTACTCACCGAAACAGCACTGTTGGCCGCAGTTATTCATTTATAGtttgatatacatattaaatattttaataattagtcAAATTACACGATTTTTAGAAAGATAACAAAAAAAGAATAAGATTGAGGTGCGAAGACAGACATTACTCTTTCCTCATTTTAGAATGTCCCATTAAAATTGACTCATTTACACAAAAAACAATATTTAACTCATCAAAGATTATGAGTCTTATTATTTTGATCCAATTTACACATTTTCCTTAATTTCATGTCCAAGAGAACTGAGTCAATTTTAATTGGAGGGGaggagtattaattaatgaaattaacttctaaaaagaaaataaagtttccataaaatttatttgaaattaatttaaaattaaaattattccttaaatatattatagattatagatcaTAGATTATAGGTGTAGTACAATATCAAAAATAGACTTTCAAGGATGTTAATTGTGGACTAAAAGAATTTATGTCGTGTCAAACACTCGTTGGACGTATTCCTCCAAATTAATCTGTTCATTTATATTTACCTCAACGTCCGTCAAGTCGGGAATAAACGGCGGCCGGGGCAACTCCAATATCCCCTCCCAATCCACGGCCTTGAAAAAATCATGCACCTTAATTTCCCGACGGCAAATCCTCTTCTTCGGATCTTTCACGAGCAATTTCCCGATCAAGTCCTTTAACGGCGTCAACTCGCCCGTTAACTCCGGCTCCTCGGTTACAATCCGGCGGTACGTCTTCCTCCGATCGGGCCCCCGGAACGGCGTCGTTCCGTAGCGCATTTCGTAGAGCACGACGCCGAAGCACCACCAGTCGACGGCGAAGCTGTGGCCGCTGCCTAGGACGATCTCCGGCGCGATGTAATCCTCCGTTCCGACGAACGAGttggatctctctctctccaccgatTCGCCGCCGAGGGGAAAGGTTTCCGGTCTCGATCTGGCGGTGAGCTTTGTGGAGAGATCGAAGTCTACTAGCATTAAGTGGCCGTTGCTCTGGATCATCACGTTTTCCGGCTTCAAATCTCGGTAAACGATGCGTAATCCGTGGAGATATTCCAACGCCAGCACCAATTCCGCCGCGTAAAATCTGAATTGAAATCAAAATTGAAATTTCATGTTTTTCAGCTAGTAGAGGCGCGACTTAATTCATCTCTCTAACCTTCGGATTACGTACCTAATGATGTCGTCGGAGAAGATTTTCTCCGTTTGCTTCTTCCTCAAGGAATTGAGGTCGCGTCCAGGGCAG is a window encoding:
- the LOC130999476 gene encoding 60S ribosomal protein L32-1-like, giving the protein MAVPLLDKKVVKKRVTKFKRHHSDRYACLKTNWRRPKGIDSRVRRKFKGVTLMPNIGYGSDKKTRHYLPNGFKKFLVHNVKELEVLMMHNRKYCAEIAHNVSTRKRKEIVERAAQLDIVVTNKLARLRSQEDE
- the LOC130999477 gene encoding serine/threonine-protein kinase OXI1-like, whose product is MHGGDATPSLQLSSLQVISAIGRGANGVVFLVRTDEGELLALKAILESSNRKTKVEGGEDCRRTRLEREFLSSFDHPLLPKLHGVVITDKIVGYAIDFCPGRDLNSLRKKQTEKIFSDDIIRFYAAELVLALEYLHGLRIVYRDLKPENVMIQSNGHLMLVDFDLSTKLTARSRPETFPLGGESVERERSNSFVGTEDYIAPEIVLGSGHSFAVDWWCFGVVLYEMRYGTTPFRGPDRRKTYRRIVTEEPELTGELTPLKDLIGKLLVKDPKKRICRREIKVHDFFKAVDWEGILELPRPPFIPDLTDVEVNINEQINLEEYVQRVFDTT